TTTTGTTCCATGGTGTCGGtcgtctacagtaacccacgaGCACGAAAGCTCACAGATTGCGACGCTGGAAATTGGGTTTCCACCACTTTCAGAGAAATATTCGAGTCGTGTGATTCACATTAAGCCATCTGTTGTTCATGTTAGTTTATTCAAAGATTTCTAAGAAGGTTTCGGTTTTCGATATTCTATGTGTTTACAGTCTGTCGTCATAGAAAATGATAATCTCTTCCGCACACTTGACACTACGTTCCGGTTTGGAAAAGTTCgttccatcaatttttgttaaaccTCTATTAACGTTCACCTTTTTCAGGGAAAACCATCTGTTGAACGCTCATGTACTCTTCACTATGActtagtttttgaattcgaGTCAGCTTTTCACTCAAGAATCGCTCATCTTTTCTTCGATAAAGTCGTAAAAACTATGGTTTCAGCATTTTTGCACCGCGCTGAAAAGCTTTATGGACCACCGGAATTCCCACACTCACCACCGCAGGTTTTACAGTacaaatcttgatttttttaaacttagtGACACTGTAATCAGAGtatttatttgtaaattttaaatttttttttcttgcttcttaaataaaaatgtagattcaaacttttatgttctaattgaataaaaactagCCGTTTCAGCATCGGTATCcttatttttcactatttttctcaatatttttctgcGGTAGCGAAACACCGATGTCCCGTTTTCttcgcaaaatttcgaatcATTGGGCTTCGCTTCTTCGCTCTTGTCCCGTTCTTCTTTCGTTTGcatctttttttcaactctcACTTTCAAATTAATATGGATTAAAACTCGTTTCGATTAAAATCTTGAAGCGAGTTCATCCGAATTTGTACAAATAATTGTATTGAACATTTAAAGACACATTCCTTATCTAAAAGCGACGTACCATGCTTTTTGAagtcaattaatttttcgggaattgctctttaatataatttctcatacttaaaaaaattcctcaCTATCAGAACAAGTAAAAACCTCCTGGCTCCCGTCAGCCGTTTCACAGCAAGAATCAATTGCTGGCAGCTACGAAAATGTTCTCTGCGCCTCTTCACACTCACCCGGTCGCTGCGAGACCCGCGCAAAATCGATTGACACGCCTCTACCACGCGCTTTTGTCTCTCTTGCCTGTTTTCTGTCTCTTTCGTTCATTTCTCccagttttcttcaaatataaCGCCGtttctttgcaattttctctATATGTGCTTTTGCTAACTGATTTTGTCAtcttattttaattaaaattactTGCTAATACACATAATTCTTGTACATGTTCCCCTCCATCATCTCCTTTTACCAATTTCCTTCATTCCATCCAcaatctctctctctctctgttttTACCTCCTCGTTTCTTGTTGCGTTTATTGATCCATTTTTTCACGTCActaatcaatattttccagatacGCCGGACTCGACTCGAAAGACAGCGCGCAGACTGTTTGGTGCGAGAAGAGGCGGACCTCAGACGGTGTGCAGTCaccctttaaaaaatatacattcCCTTCCCATTCCCCTATCCCCCTTCCTTTTATGATTTTGTCctcattttctctaaaaaataataaaaatatatggaaAGTCACTTTGTCAGCTAGACTTTGGGTTTCTTGACTACTCTTCAGTTGCGATTAGCATAATATTCGCGCTTGTTGTATCAAGCTGTTGGCTCGCCTGCGCGTTTGGAGCATCACAACTTCCTGTATGTTCGTGCGGAAGTTTTGAAGCTGCCCGCCGTTATTTAGTTTTTGCTCGGGACGGTGCTATAATCTCGTTGACTTCTCCCGTTGTATTTTTCacgcagtttttatttttcaaaaataattaatttcagcaCGTGAAAACGAATATCCGGGTTATTTTATTCACCTTCGTAAATATCACAATCAATATTCATGATGGAATCGGTCGAATCGGCAGCACGAGACTATCGTGAGACGTTGGCCGAATTGAGAAACAACAACAAGACTCAAATAAATCTGCTAACTATTCTGGCTGACGACTTCAAAAAAGCAGCTCCACAAATTGTTGAAGTTATTGAGCGGCATCTGACAACGTGTTCTCCTTCACAAAAACTGTTAGTGATGTACGTGTGTGATTCGATTTTGAAGAACGTTAAGAAGCCGAACGATTATGATGCACTGTTTGCAAGGAAAATCGTAAGCATGTTCGAGCATGCTTTCCGACAGGTaatatatcaaaattaaaaaacatcgGTCTGTCTAATCTAAGCCTTCCATGAGGGTGAGTTTTTACCCTCCCTACCCTACCCTCTGCCCTACCCTACCCTACCCTATGCCCTGGTTTTACCCTgtattaattcatttttaacgttttcttagaaatttcatttctaaaaacgaaaattttacaaataaagCGAATAATGCTTAAAATTCGTATTATTACGTGAAGGCATAGGGTAATGTGTCCATAAAATACCCTGTTCGGGTAAAGGGTAAAAAAGGGTATCAACGTGCCCTACCTTTTTTTTACCCTCACGGAAGGCTTAGTCTAATCTAGCAAAGCACGCAAAAATGCAATCCAACAACGTTTCGCCAGCTTTCATTGCGGTAGTTAACAGATTTTTCGCGCGCCTTTTTGGATCTAGAAGATAAGGTCAAAACTTTCTCAGCTACAGACCGGGTCTTGTCGCGATTGAGTACCGTAGTTTTCCACAAAATGTCCTGAGAAGTTAAAACgttttgtttccaatttcgGTGTAAAACTTTTTCCTGCTACTTCGCACGACATTTTAGCGCGTATAGCtgagaaatttaaatgaaGTTTCGCAAAAAATATCTACAAAGTATGTCACGTTAATTTCGCttgcaattatttttcgaaatcattTTGAATTCTAAACATTTCAGGGAGATGAAAGAATCCGTACATCGTTGTACAGGATACGAGTCACATGGGCCAGCACCACATTGTTCATGCCTTCAAAGTTATATGAGCTTGACATGAAGgtaaactttcaatttcagatccTGAAATCGAGCTACGATTTCGCAATATCATTGCTAATGATATTAATATTTGTATTTCAGATCAATAAGCTTGACCCAAATTGGCCAATTTCAAATCCACAGACTGGTCGTGCACTTCGTGATGATCCACAAGTTATGGCTCCTTCTCAGAGTAGACCAGCAGGCAATGCCACCAGTCCAGCGGCTTCCACGTCAACGAATCGTGTATTTGTGAACCCAAAGTTCATAGGTTCATCCACACCTGGTGCAGCATCAGCATCAAAGACGGTCGTGGAAAAAACGGTAAAATATTCTTgtgaacttttattttcacacGTTTTTCAATGTATCACTTTCTATGTTTTGTCTTTATTTTTCCACATATCATCTGATCGTttatttattatgaaaaaaaaagaaatgcttTATCTATCATTTTTCACCGGAATCATGGAAGTTGAGAAAATAAGCGACAGAATTGgcaaaaaacacaatattcTTCGTCACtgttcaaataaattatttccaatTGGGTGGGATATTTGTTGAAACCGCTTATGTTATTACAGAAATCACCTGGCACAGTAAACAAGGAAAAGCAAGTGAAGAAAGAACCAAAACAGGATCCACTGTAAGTTTAATGTCTTAGGCGTGTCTTGGTGTTACAATTTGGTATGTAATGAGAAGAATcgatgttttaattttgaaaaaaagtaattcagaaacaaaatgaatgaaaaaaaaaataaaataaatctgTGTGAAAGTGTaacattgaataaaatttcacaGTAATTTTGTCATGATCAGCTAGTCCGAAATAACACGCTTAAAAGATTAGTTTTATTTCAgttaacaaaacattttttccagtgaCAAACTACTTCCATCAAGCTCTGCATCCAAGACATCATCATCACCGGCTGGATTGAAGCGAAAATCAGCACCATCCGAGCATCCAAATGCTCCGATTCGCAAGAAGCCACAACAACCACCAAAGCCACAGACAGCCATTGATGAGGATCTCAGATCTATAAGCTTGACGAAGAAGCCGCCAGTTCCATCAGCACAAGATCAAGATTTCCGACCAAAGACTTTGAAGTGAGTATTTAGTctaaactgttttaaaaatcgaaaattttgcagGCCAACATCAGTGATAGGATCTCACGCATTTGCCCCTGTAGCTGCTCCGATCCGTCCTATGATACCTGTGCCACCACCTGTTTCAGTGGCTCCATTTGTGCCTGCTCCGCCACTTTCGTCTGCTCCTCCATTCCAACATCCTCAACAACATCATCCACAACTTCCACCTCCACCAGTTCATCAAGGAATGGGAAGAGGATATCATCATAATTCGCCTCCACAAGATCCGGCACCAATCGTTCCAGTTCAAGCTCCACCTCCACAGCAACACCTTCCAGCTCCAGAGAACGTTTACTCGTCAGAACAACCGAAACTCGATGTTCCAGCCAACAACCGTATCTTTGTCGATGGAAAAGCTTATGAAGTGATGTTTGTCGATGATACTGCAGTTATCGAGCGTGGTGGTGCTCCACATCGTATTTATTTCGCTGGACCGCCAAGAAACCTCGTAATTGATGGAATCCCACACTTGCTTCAGTTTGACACTCCAACTCAAATTGACATATTAGGATCAAAGCATATGGTCAAGTTCGGAGCACCATCCCGCGAACTTTACATTGGTGGTCACCCATTCAAAGGTAAATACAcatattttcacagtttttaaTTCATATTCGAACTTTCAGGTCAATTTGGAGGACCACCGATCATTGCAACGATCAATGGACGTCGTCATGAGATCCGATTGACTGGAAGTGCTCCAGAAGTTCGCATTGAGCCTGAGCCAGCATATCATCTTACTCATTTCTTGCACAAAATGCGCGAGGAGAAGAAGATTGAAATTGCATCGGAGAAGCCGGAGAAGAAGGAGGATTGGCTctcatatctgaaaaatttgagaactcGTAATATATTGCCAGCTCCGGCCAGATCGCCATCTTCGCCACGCAACCAGACTCCACCACCAGCTAATCTTCCAATTCCGGGAATGAATAATGCTGGACAGGTAATTAACTATCAGGATTACAGTCtcttaaataatttattgttttcagaGAGGAGGTTATCATAACCGTCATCAACCACAACAGAACGCTAGATGGGGTGGAGCGAATAAACAGCAGAATataccaccaccaccatctgATCCATCTCCAATTGGAAGTGGTGTTGAGAAGCGAAGTGCTCCACCGGCGGCCATCACAGATTTCAATATTCGTCTCTTGCAAATTCGTTACGACTCGGTCGTTGACGCGTTGATTACCAAGAGAGCCGACGCTTGCAAGTTTTGTGGAATGAGATTAGATGATTCTCAAGGAAAGTCAAAAGAATGGCAAGATCATATGGATTGGCATGTGAAGCAAAATTTGGCACGCCACGGGTCGAACAATTCGGCAGCTGTACCATATCGTCAGTGGTATCCATCGACATCCACTTGGCTTACACCACGTGCATCTGATGAAACGAATGAGCAAGAAGCTGATAAACCCGAGGAACCACTTCCAGGAGTAGCATCTTCCGGTGTTAAAACCAAAGAATGTTCAGTTTGTGGTGAGAAGTTTGACGAGTATTATGATGATGACGAGGAAACGTGGCGATTAAGGGACACAGTTAATGTTCACGGAAAggtgaaaatttgttattcaAAACTCGTGAATTTATCAAGATTCATTACAGATTGTGCATTCTGCGTGTGCTTCCGACGCAGCTCGATCACTCGACAACTCATCATTCTTCAACGACAGTGACATCAAAAAAGAGGAGCCGTTCGACT
The nucleotide sequence above comes from Caenorhabditis elegans chromosome III. Encoded proteins:
- the pcf-11 gene encoding Polyadenylation and cleavage factor homolog 11 (Confirmed by transcript evidence); translated protein: MESVESAARDYRETLAELRNNNKTQINLLTILADDFKKAAPQIVEVIERHLTTCSPSQKLLVMYVCDSILKNVKKPNDYDALFARKIVSMFEHAFRQGDERIRTSLYRIRVTWASTTLFMPSKLYELDMKINKLDPNWPISNPQTGRALRDDPQVMAPSQSRPAGNATSPAASTSTNRVFVNPKFIGSSTPGAASASKTVVEKTKSPGTVNKEKQVKKEPKQDPLDKLLPSSSASKTSSSPAGLKRKSAPSEHPNAPIRKKPQQPPKPQTAIDEDLRSISLTKKPPVPSAQDQDFRPKTLKPTSVIGSHAFAPVAAPIRPMIPVPPPVSVAPFVPAPPLSSAPPFQHPQQHHPQLPPPPVHQGMGRGYHHNSPPQDPAPIVPVQAPPPQQHLPAPENVYSSEQPKLDVPANNRIFVDGKAYEVMFVDDTAVIERGGAPHRIYFAGPPRNLVIDGIPHLLQFDTPTQIDILGSKHMVKFGAPSRELYIGGHPFKGQFGGPPIIATINGRRHEIRLTGSAPEVRIEPEPAYHLTHFLHKMREEKKIEIASEKPEKKEDWLSYLKNLRTRNILPAPARSPSSPRNQTPPPANLPIPGMNNAGQRGGYHNRHQPQQNARWGGANKQQNIPPPPSDPSPIGSGVEKRSAPPAAITDFNIRLLQIRYDSVVDALITKRADACKFCGMRLDDSQGKSKEWQDHMDWHVKQNLARHGSNNSAAVPYRQWYPSTSTWLTPRASDETNEQEADKPEEPLPGVASSGVKTKECSVCGEKFDEYYDDDEETWRLRDTVNVHGKIVHSACASDAARSLDNSSFFNDSDIKKEEPFD
- the R144.13 gene encoding Coenzyme Q-binding protein COQ10 START domain-containing protein (Confirmed by transcript evidence); its protein translation is MAYSEKRLIGFSRDEMFKVVSDVSDYHNFVPWCRSSTVTHEHESSQIATLEIGFPPLSEKYSSRVIHIKPSVVHSVVIENDNLFRTLDTTFRFGKGKPSVERSCTLHYDLVFEFESAFHSRIAHLFFDKVVKTMVSAFLHRAEKLYGPPEFPHSPPQVLQYKS
- the pcf-11 gene encoding CID domain-containing protein (Confirmed by transcript evidence), whose translation is MESVESAARDYRETLAELRNNNKTQINLLTILADDFKKAAPQIVEVIERHLTTCSPSQKLLVMYVCDSILKNVKKPNDYDALFARKIVSMFEHAFRQGDERIRTSLYRIRVTWASTTLFMPSKLYELDMKINKLDPNWPISNPQTGRALRDDPQVMAPSQSRPAGNATSPAASTSTNRVFVNPKFIGSSTPGAASASKTVVEKTVKYSCELLFSHVFQCITFYVLSLFFHISSDRLFIMKKKEMLYLSFFTGIMEVEKISDRIGKKHNILRHCSNKLFPIGWDIC